Proteins encoded within one genomic window of Conchiformibius steedae:
- the dnaN gene encoding DNA polymerase III subunit beta: MLILQTDRDALLKPLQAVIGIVERRHTLPILANILIQNQNGKTTLLATDLEIQIHTEGPPSEAGDFAITTNAKKLHDILRALPDWATVRLEYADNRLTLKAGKSRFNLQTLPAEEFPTMNVAEAVHNRFSLTQEQLKNMLAQVQYSMAVQDIRFYLNGLLMETEGNQLRLIATDSHRLAYISAAIDADLPKSEIILPRKTVLELSKLLNRPDEEVQIELLDNQVRFSCNQTVIVSKIIDGKFPDYNRVIPLDNDKIFLIGRTALLGALERSAILANEKFRGVRLQIAPGVLRVSCSNNEQEEAQEELEIAYQGSELETAFNISYLMDVLRNSQSEDVQLAFGDAKRPTLATLPDNPDFKYIVMPILI, from the coding sequence ATGCTGATTCTGCAAACCGACCGCGATGCCCTGCTCAAACCCTTGCAAGCCGTTATTGGCATTGTTGAGCGCCGCCACACCTTGCCCATTTTGGCAAATATCCTGATTCAAAACCAAAACGGCAAAACCACCCTGCTGGCAACCGATTTGGAAATCCAAATCCACACCGAAGGTCCGCCCAGCGAAGCGGGCGATTTTGCCATTACCACCAATGCCAAAAAACTGCACGATATTTTACGCGCCCTGCCCGATTGGGCGACCGTGCGTTTGGAATACGCCGACAACCGTCTGACCCTGAAAGCAGGCAAATCACGCTTTAACCTGCAAACCCTGCCCGCCGAAGAATTCCCCACCATGAACGTTGCCGAAGCCGTTCACAACCGCTTCAGTCTTACCCAAGAACAGCTGAAAAACATGCTGGCGCAAGTACAATACAGCATGGCGGTGCAAGACATCCGCTTTTATTTAAACGGCTTACTGATGGAAACCGAAGGCAATCAACTGCGCCTGATTGCCACCGACAGCCACCGTTTGGCATACATCAGCGCCGCCATTGATGCCGATTTGCCCAAATCCGAAATTATTTTGCCGCGCAAAACCGTGCTGGAATTAAGCAAGCTGCTCAACCGTCCCGACGAAGAAGTACAGATTGAGCTGTTAGACAACCAAGTACGTTTCAGCTGCAACCAAACCGTGATTGTCAGCAAAATCATTGACGGCAAATTTCCCGACTACAACCGCGTGATTCCTTTGGATAACGACAAAATTTTCCTGATTGGGCGCACGGCTTTATTGGGTGCATTGGAACGCTCTGCCATTCTTGCCAATGAAAAATTCCGTGGCGTGCGCCTGCAAATTGCCCCCGGTGTGTTGCGCGTGTCGTGCAGCAACAACGAGCAGGAAGAAGCGCAGGAAGAGCTGGAAATCGCCTATCAGGGTAGCGAATTGGAAACGGCATTTAACATCAGCTATTTGATGGACGTATTACGCAACAGCCAAAGCGAAGACGTGCAACTTGCCTTTGGCGATGCCAAACGCCCTACCCTTGCCACTTTACCCGATAATCCCGATTTCAAATACATTGTGATGCCGATTCTGATTTGA
- a CDS encoding ABC transporter ATP-binding protein, whose amino-acid sequence MNAVPFIECRNVAFAYGSRPILHNVNFRVQTGHFAAIMGGSGSGKTTLLRLITGQLRPSAGQVLIQGRDLADFSNAELTAHRRRMGVLFQHGALFTDLSVYDNIAFPMRELTKLPEKLIRDLVLLKLHAVGLRGAEQLMPAELSGGMARRVALARTIALDPELMLFDEPFTGLDPISLGVIAHLIRRVSQALHATSLMVTHDIEQSLQIVDQVVFLSHGEVLFSGTPDEMRHTDSEWVRQFVGGLPNGPVAFRYPARNSWQDDLLHTSSSNP is encoded by the coding sequence ATGAACGCCGTCCCCTTTATCGAATGCCGAAACGTGGCTTTTGCCTACGGCAGCCGTCCCATTTTGCACAATGTCAATTTTCGTGTGCAAACGGGGCATTTTGCCGCCATTATGGGTGGTTCGGGCAGCGGCAAAACCACGCTGTTGCGCCTGATTACGGGGCAGCTTCGTCCCAGCGCAGGACAGGTATTGATACAGGGGCGCGATTTGGCGGATTTCAGCAATGCCGAACTTACCGCCCACCGCCGCCGTATGGGGGTGTTGTTTCAACATGGTGCACTGTTTACCGATTTATCCGTGTACGACAACATCGCCTTTCCCATGCGCGAACTCACCAAACTGCCCGAAAAACTGATACGCGATTTGGTGTTACTCAAATTACACGCCGTGGGCTTGCGCGGTGCGGAACAGCTGATGCCTGCCGAACTTTCAGGCGGCATGGCGCGGCGTGTTGCCTTGGCGCGTACCATCGCGCTCGACCCCGAACTGATGCTGTTTGACGAACCCTTTACTGGTTTGGACCCGATTTCGCTGGGCGTGATTGCCCACCTGATCCGCCGTGTCAGCCAAGCCCTGCACGCCACCAGCCTGATGGTGACCCACGATATAGAACAATCGCTGCAAATTGTGGACCAAGTGGTGTTTTTGTCACATGGCGAAGTGCTGTTTTCAGGCACGCCCGATGAAATGCGCCACACCGATTCCGAATGGGTGCGGCAGTTTGTTGGCGGACTGCCCAACGGACCTGTGGCGTTCCGCTATCCCGCACGCAACAGTTGGCAGGACGATTTGTTACACACTTCTTCTTCAAACCCATGA
- the mlaE gene encoding lipid asymmetry maintenance ABC transporter permease subunit MlaE has translation MNFIQTTGRKTLAFIRILGAHTLFLLRIFALLPQSLLRLRLTVRQVYFAGVLSVLIIAVSGLFVGMVLGLQGYTQLAKFKSADVLGFMVAASLLRELGPVLAAILFASSAGGAMTSEIGLMKTTEQLEAMNVMAIDPVARVVAPRFWAGVLSMPLLASIFNVAGIYGAYLIGVQWLGLDGGIFWSHMQNNITFGYDVLNGLIKSLCFGMAVALIAVYQGFHCTPTAEGILRASTRTVVSSALTVLALDFILTAFMFTA, from the coding sequence ATGAATTTTATCCAAACCACTGGACGCAAAACGCTTGCCTTTATCCGCATTTTGGGCGCACACACGCTGTTTTTGCTGCGGATTTTCGCCCTGCTGCCCCAGTCGCTGCTGCGTCTGCGCCTTACCGTGCGCCAAGTGTATTTTGCGGGCGTACTGTCGGTGTTGATTATTGCCGTGTCGGGGCTGTTTGTCGGTATGGTACTGGGCTTACAAGGTTATACACAGTTGGCAAAATTTAAATCTGCCGATGTACTGGGCTTTATGGTGGCGGCTTCGCTGTTGCGCGAACTGGGTCCTGTATTGGCAGCGATTTTGTTTGCCAGCAGCGCAGGCGGCGCGATGACCAGCGAAATCGGTTTGATGAAAACCACCGAACAGCTGGAAGCCATGAATGTGATGGCGATTGACCCTGTTGCCCGCGTGGTGGCACCGCGTTTTTGGGCGGGTGTGCTGTCCATGCCGCTGCTGGCGAGTATTTTTAATGTGGCGGGCATTTACGGCGCGTATTTAATCGGTGTGCAGTGGCTGGGCTTGGACGGCGGGATTTTTTGGTCGCACATGCAAAATAATATTACTTTCGGCTATGATGTATTAAACGGCTTAATCAAATCGTTGTGTTTCGGCATGGCGGTGGCATTGATTGCCGTGTATCAGGGCTTTCACTGTACGCCCACGGCAGAAGGCATTTTACGCGCCAGCACGCGCACGGTGGTGTCATCTGCGCTGACGGTGCTGGCATTGGATTTTATTTTAACGGCGTTTATGTTTACCGCCTGA
- the mlaD gene encoding outer membrane lipid asymmetry maintenance protein MlaD, whose product MKKSMLEFWVGLFVLLGMAALGALSFKVAGGGNFSGNRSTYSVSAEFSDIGGLKVNAPVKVSGVLVGRVGGIALDPKSYQAKVTLNLDSQYKFSSDVSAQILTSGLLGEQYIGLLQGIESDELSNGDVITSTDSALVLEKLIGKFMTGMTEKAAESVASDKTE is encoded by the coding sequence ATGAAAAAAAGTATGTTGGAATTTTGGGTGGGGCTGTTTGTACTGCTGGGCATGGCTGCTTTGGGTGCGTTGTCGTTTAAAGTGGCTGGCGGCGGCAATTTTTCGGGCAACCGCAGCACCTATTCGGTTAGCGCCGAGTTTTCCGATATTGGCGGACTGAAAGTAAACGCCCCCGTTAAAGTGTCGGGCGTGCTGGTGGGGCGCGTGGGCGGTATCGCGCTTGACCCAAAAAGCTATCAGGCAAAAGTTACCCTGAATCTCGACAGCCAATACAAATTCAGCAGCGATGTCAGCGCTCAAATCCTCACATCGGGTTTGCTGGGCGAGCAGTATATTGGACTGCTGCAAGGGATTGAATCAGATGAATTATCCAATGGCGATGTGATTACTTCCACCGATTCCGCACTGGTGTTGGAAAAACTCATCGGCAAATTTATGACAGGCATGACCGAAAAAGCCGCCGAATCGGTTGCTTCCGATAAAACCGAATAA
- a CDS encoding MlaC/ttg2D family ABC transporter substrate-binding protein, with product MKKFPLINALSIGIVSISMAFADPAAVTQVRENAVQMLNILNKANGKNDAQIRKQAEDYATPYFDFERITAQAMGTAIWHNATPQQKQALINAFKNKIRSQYAGTMMAFKNAKVQVHDKPVVKSANKVDVVTTLALTNGKKADVTFSTYRHGKMFRVYDIKAEGISIVKPFQSQFQKIVSEQGRTPKGIDYKKGIDALIAELNKSGGK from the coding sequence ATGAAGAAATTTCCCTTAATCAACGCATTGAGCATTGGTATTGTCAGCATCAGCATGGCATTTGCCGACCCCGCCGCCGTTACGCAGGTGCGCGAAAACGCCGTGCAGATGTTAAATATTCTGAACAAGGCAAACGGCAAAAACGATGCCCAAATCCGCAAGCAGGCAGAAGATTACGCCACGCCTTATTTTGATTTTGAGCGCATTACCGCGCAAGCCATGGGCACTGCCATTTGGCACAACGCCACACCCCAGCAAAAACAAGCATTAATCAATGCTTTTAAAAACAAAATCCGTAGCCAGTACGCAGGCACCATGATGGCGTTTAAAAATGCCAAAGTGCAAGTACACGACAAACCTGTGGTAAAAAGTGCCAATAAAGTAGATGTGGTTACCACGCTGGCACTGACCAATGGCAAAAAAGCCGATGTTACCTTTTCTACTTACCGCCACGGCAAAATGTTCCGCGTGTACGACATCAAAGCCGAAGGCATCAGCATTGTGAAACCGTTTCAAAGCCAATTTCAAAAAATCGTCAGCGAACAAGGACGTACACCCAAGGGCATCGATTACAAAAAAGGTATTGATGCACTGATTGCCGAGTTAAACAAAAGCGGCGGTAAATAA
- a CDS encoding STAS domain-containing protein codes for MHTGIREGCLYVNGTATAHTVTASAYRQFVEQCARSEVHSVDFSGLQRADSVCIGLLLAALRRPQGAPALRGLPESVRELAKLYEIQDFFQEQTSF; via the coding sequence ATGCACACGGGCATTCGTGAAGGCTGCCTGTATGTAAACGGAACGGCAACGGCACACACCGTTACCGCTTCCGCTTATCGGCAATTTGTGGAACAATGCGCCCGCAGCGAAGTACACAGCGTGGATTTCAGCGGTTTGCAACGTGCCGATTCTGTGTGTATCGGTTTGCTGTTGGCTGCTTTGCGCCGCCCGCAAGGTGCGCCTGCGTTGCGCGGTTTGCCCGAAAGTGTGCGCGAGCTGGCGAAACTGTATGAAATACAGGATTTTTTCCAAGAGCAAACGTCATTTTAA
- a CDS encoding VacJ family lipoprotein → MKRRFTVRRIVVPLLLCGTLSCAHAADDASAPAAPPPSVAVTADPYESYNRAMFRFNEAADRYVMQPVARTYQKVTPRPVRSAVNNFFDNLRDIVSFGSNLLRGDIEKAGTDFMRVSVNTTFGLGGLINIADAANMPNNKNTLGDTFATWGWKNSHYFVMPLTGPSTVRDSLGNVVMEVKSPESVLFPKRAVRASLGALRGVSKREALLPFTDGFAHIQGDKYAYTRDLYMGLRNRQIGNTAALPADDDVDIDDLVAPDSSLEAAESRETEASAPAEALTDTPETNDSPAEAGQDSASEAVAPAE, encoded by the coding sequence ATGAAGCGCCGTTTTACTGTCCGCCGTATCGTTGTTCCGCTGCTGCTGTGCGGGACATTGTCGTGCGCTCACGCTGCCGATGATGCGTCCGCACCCGCTGCACCGCCGCCCAGTGTTGCCGTTACCGCCGACCCTTACGAATCCTATAACCGCGCCATGTTCCGTTTTAACGAAGCGGCAGACCGTTATGTGATGCAGCCTGTGGCGCGTACCTATCAAAAAGTTACCCCCCGCCCCGTACGCAGCGCGGTAAACAATTTTTTTGACAACCTGCGCGATATTGTCAGTTTTGGCAGCAATTTATTGCGCGGCGATATTGAAAAAGCCGGCACCGATTTTATGCGTGTGTCGGTAAACACCACATTTGGCTTGGGCGGATTGATTAATATTGCCGACGCTGCCAATATGCCCAATAATAAAAACACCTTGGGCGACACCTTTGCCACATGGGGCTGGAAAAACAGCCATTATTTTGTGATGCCTTTAACCGGACCTTCCACCGTGCGCGACAGCTTGGGCAATGTGGTGATGGAAGTCAAATCCCCCGAAAGCGTGTTGTTTCCCAAACGAGCGGTACGCGCTTCTTTGGGCGCATTGCGCGGCGTAAGCAAACGCGAAGCCCTGCTGCCGTTTACTGACGGTTTCGCCCATATTCAAGGCGATAAATATGCCTACACCCGTGATTTATATATGGGTTTGCGTAACCGTCAAATCGGCAATACTGCTGCTTTGCCTGCCGATGATGACGTGGATATTGACGATTTGGTTGCCCCCGACAGCAGCTTGGAAGCAGCAGAAAGCCGCGAAACCGAAGCATCTGCACCTGCTGAAGCCCTTACCGATACCCCTGAAACCAACGACAGCCCCGCCGAAGCCGGTCAAGACAGTGCTTCAGAAGCCGTTGCCCCAGCCGAATAA
- a CDS encoding acyl-CoA thioesterase, which yields MACKPYRCTVANYHLDGYGHVNNARYLEFLEAARWSFFAQQDLQDVLRQARLVVVRIDIRYRRAAVLDDVLDIVCEIQTVKSRQLCLRQIVQCAGRTVAEADVTLSATDAAGNVVRLPDALTCFFIKR from the coding sequence ATGGCGTGTAAACCTTACCGCTGCACCGTTGCCAACTACCATTTGGACGGCTACGGTCATGTGAATAACGCCCGCTATCTGGAATTTCTGGAAGCGGCGCGTTGGTCGTTTTTCGCGCAACAGGATTTGCAGGACGTGTTGCGGCAGGCGCGTTTGGTGGTGGTGCGGATAGACATCCGTTACCGCCGCGCCGCCGTGTTAGATGATGTATTGGATATTGTTTGCGAAATCCAAACCGTTAAATCGCGCCAATTGTGCCTGCGTCAAATCGTGCAGTGCGCGGGACGCACGGTGGCGGAAGCAGACGTTACCCTGTCGGCAACCGATGCGGCGGGTAATGTGGTGCGCCTGCCTGATGCGCTTACCTGTTTTTTTATTAAAAGATAA
- a CDS encoding TlpA family protein disulfide reductase — translation MKKKLIAAVVVLAVAAALGFLLFAPNRTPAPAFHIQNLQGQTLSNADLNGKVTLLNFWFPSCPGCVSEMPKLIQTAKDYQNKPFQIIGIAVPVDSADSVRHYASSRALPFAVAYDGDRTVTRAFVKTELYPTSVLLDKQGNIIQTFVGEPDFAQLYQQIDTELTK, via the coding sequence ATGAAAAAAAAACTGATTGCTGCTGTGGTAGTACTGGCAGTTGCCGCTGCATTGGGCTTTTTATTGTTCGCGCCCAACCGCACGCCCGCGCCCGCGTTTCACATTCAAAATTTGCAGGGGCAAACCTTGAGCAATGCCGATTTAAACGGCAAAGTGACTCTGTTAAATTTTTGGTTTCCGTCTTGCCCTGGTTGTGTCAGCGAAATGCCCAAGCTGATTCAAACCGCCAAAGATTATCAAAATAAGCCTTTCCAAATCATCGGCATTGCCGTGCCTGTGGACAGCGCGGACAGTGTGCGCCACTACGCCAGCAGTCGCGCCCTGCCCTTTGCGGTGGCGTATGACGGCGACCGCACCGTTACCCGTGCTTTTGTCAAAACCGAGCTGTACCCCACCAGCGTGTTGCTGGACAAACAGGGCAACATCATTCAAACCTTTGTGGGCGAACCCGATTTTGCGCAACTGTATCAGCAAATCGACACCGAATTGACCAAATAA
- the queA gene encoding tRNA preQ1(34) S-adenosylmethionine ribosyltransferase-isomerase QueA, whose product MRLADFDFELPEQLIAQHPPAERGGSRLLAALPDMPLRDGVFADLPDFVVAGDLLVFNNTKVMKARLFGHKASGGKIEALVERVLDAHTALAHIRSSKSPKAGTELLFDGGIRAVMQERAGELFCLRFLGEQNVYELLEQNGKLPLPPYIVRAADDDDGARYQTVYAKYQGAVAAPTAGLHFTDDLLAQLKQKGVNMAEVTLHVGAGTFQPVRSDNIAEHKMHSEWFDVPQSVVDAVAETRQRGGKVWAVGTTSLRALESAARSGSLQAGTGDTDIFITPGYRFQVIDRLITNFHLPKSTLLMLVSALAGTEHIRAVYRHAVEQQYRFFSYGDAMLLGRN is encoded by the coding sequence ATGCGCCTTGCTGATTTTGATTTTGAATTGCCCGAACAGCTTATCGCCCAACATCCGCCTGCTGAGCGCGGCGGCAGCCGTTTGTTGGCGGCGTTGCCCGATATGCCTTTGCGCGACGGCGTGTTTGCTGATTTGCCTGATTTTGTGGTGGCGGGTGATTTGTTGGTGTTTAACAATACCAAAGTGATGAAAGCGCGTTTGTTTGGACACAAAGCCAGCGGCGGCAAAATTGAAGCCTTGGTGGAACGGGTGTTGGACGCGCACACGGCGCTGGCGCATATCCGTTCGTCCAAATCGCCCAAAGCGGGAACGGAATTGCTGTTTGACGGCGGTATCCGCGCCGTGATGCAGGAACGGGCGGGCGAATTGTTTTGCCTGCGTTTTTTGGGTGAGCAAAATGTGTATGAATTATTGGAACAAAACGGCAAACTGCCGCTGCCACCGTATATTGTTCGCGCTGCCGATGATGACGATGGTGCCCGTTATCAAACCGTTTACGCCAAATATCAGGGCGCGGTGGCTGCGCCCACGGCGGGTTTGCATTTTACCGATGATTTATTGGCACAATTAAAGCAAAAAGGCGTCAACATGGCGGAAGTGACTTTGCATGTTGGCGCAGGTACATTCCAGCCTGTCCGCAGCGACAATATCGCCGAACACAAAATGCACAGCGAATGGTTTGACGTACCACAAAGCGTGGTGGATGCTGTGGCGGAAACGCGGCAGCGTGGCGGTAAAGTGTGGGCAGTGGGGACGACTTCGCTGCGGGCTTTGGAATCGGCGGCGCGTTCGGGCAGCTTGCAGGCTGGCACAGGCGACACCGATATTTTTATTACCCCTGGTTATCGTTTTCAGGTAATAGACCGTTTAATCACCAATTTTCATCTGCCCAAATCCACTTTGCTGATGCTGGTGTCGGCACTGGCAGGCACGGAACATATCCGCGCCGTGTACCGCCATGCCGTTGAACAACAATACCGTTTTTTCAGTTATGGCGATGCCATGCTGCTGGGACGTAATTGA
- a CDS encoding WG repeat-containing protein, with protein MSFSLKSMAGLCALLLCGVAHAEQTACERFEQQYAKQYAEINCADKDTAVVRNQQDEYAVADSQNRLLVPFGTYPVIFAHNAFSQNGKLLLNISNQDGKEGVIDRNGKTVVPMQYDDIQMPKQADKPIFIIQNSEYGERYGLADQTGKILLEPRYYKINPFSEGLAAYSADPITKYGEKNPHARYGYLDTQGKTVIAPQFANAHEFGADTAWVQHPDNSDWLLIDRTGKTLMNAPETYQNIENFEQNGLAIARKNNLYGLINKRGESVLAAEYNRLLWQDTEKFYLLFKDNKFGVANAQGKIMIAPEFDFPTDWDWDTKQTPQGQIAFIRGFTVYLFNQNGKQINQRPVRYAAQCAHVAIGLPHKTQAGYRVSKITPDYAENNHIVFANAANHIKLGECSDVAPHKKGRTHKKRRS; from the coding sequence ATGAGTTTTTCATTAAAAAGCATGGCTGGTTTATGTGCGCTGCTGCTGTGTGGTGTCGCACACGCCGAACAAACTGCCTGCGAGCGTTTTGAACAGCAATATGCCAAGCAATATGCAGAAATTAACTGCGCGGATAAAGATACCGCCGTTGTCCGCAACCAACAGGATGAATATGCCGTTGCCGACAGCCAAAACCGCTTGTTGGTACCGTTTGGTACTTATCCTGTTATTTTTGCACATAACGCATTTAGCCAAAATGGTAAGTTGCTGTTAAACATCAGCAACCAAGATGGGAAAGAAGGTGTGATTGACCGCAACGGCAAAACCGTTGTGCCAATGCAATACGATGATATTCAGATGCCCAAACAAGCGGACAAACCGATTTTTATCATTCAAAACAGCGAATACGGCGAGCGTTACGGCTTAGCCGACCAAACGGGCAAGATACTGCTGGAACCGCGTTATTATAAGATTAACCCTTTTTCCGAAGGCTTGGCTGCCTATTCCGCCGACCCCATAACCAAATACGGCGAAAAAAATCCGCACGCCCGTTACGGTTATTTGGATACGCAGGGCAAAACTGTGATTGCACCGCAGTTTGCCAATGCCCACGAATTTGGTGCAGACACGGCATGGGTACAACACCCCGACAACAGCGATTGGCTGCTGATTGACCGCACGGGTAAAACCCTGATGAATGCACCCGAAACTTACCAAAATATTGAGAATTTTGAACAAAACGGTTTGGCAATCGCCAGAAAAAATAATTTGTACGGCTTAATCAACAAGCGCGGCGAAAGCGTATTGGCAGCGGAATACAACAGGCTTCTTTGGCAGGATACGGAAAAATTTTATTTATTGTTCAAAGACAATAAATTTGGTGTTGCCAATGCACAGGGCAAAATCATGATTGCGCCCGAATTTGATTTCCCCACCGACTGGGACTGGGATACAAAACAGACACCACAGGGGCAAATTGCTTTCATACGCGGCTTCACTGTTTACCTGTTTAACCAAAACGGCAAGCAGATTAACCAACGCCCTGTGCGTTATGCTGCACAATGCGCCCATGTTGCCATAGGCTTACCGCACAAAACCCAAGCAGGATACCGTGTCAGCAAGATAACGCCAGATTACGCGGAAAACAACCATATTGTGTTTGCCAATGCTGCTAACCACATCAAGCTCGGCGAATGCAGCGATGTTGCCCCACACAAAAAAGGCAGAACCCACAAAAAACGCCGTTCTTAA
- the typA gene encoding translational GTPase TypA yields the protein MKNIRNIAIIAHVDHGKTTLVDQLLRQSGTFRANQQVDERVMDSNDLEKERGITILAKNTAIEYEGCHINIVDTPGHADFGGEVERVLGMVDCVVLLVDAQEGPMPQTRFVTKKALALGLRPIVVINKIDKPSARSQWVVDQTFELFDNLGATDEQLDFPIVYASGLSGFAKLDENDDSSDMRPLFETILSHTPPPSGSADETLQLQISQLDYDNYTGRLGIGRILNGRIKPGQVVAVMNHEQQVAQGRINQLLGFKGLERVPLEAAEAGDIVIISGIEDIGIGVTISEKDNPKGLPMLSVDEPTLTMDFMVNTSPLAGTEGKFVTSRQIRDRLQKELLTNVALRVEDTEDADIFRVSGRGELHLTILLENMRREGYELAVGKPRVVYREINGKKCEPYENLTVDVEDSVQGAVMEELGRRRGELTNMESDGNGRTRLEYHIPARGLIGFQGEFLTMTRGTGLMSHVFDDYAPVKPDMPGRHNGVLVSQEQGEAVAYALWNLEDRGRMFVSPGEKIYEGMIIGIHSRDNDLVVNPLKGKKLTNVRASGTDEAVRLTTPIKLTLESAVEFIDDDELVEITPKSIRLRKRFLTEQERRRHFKKD from the coding sequence ATGAAAAATATTCGCAACATTGCCATTATTGCCCACGTTGACCACGGCAAAACCACCTTGGTTGACCAACTTTTGCGCCAGTCCGGCACGTTCCGCGCCAACCAGCAGGTAGATGAGCGCGTGATGGACAGCAACGATTTGGAAAAAGAGCGCGGCATCACCATTTTGGCGAAAAACACCGCCATTGAATACGAAGGTTGCCACATCAATATCGTAGACACCCCTGGACACGCCGATTTCGGCGGCGAAGTAGAGCGTGTATTGGGCATGGTGGATTGCGTGGTGCTGCTGGTGGACGCGCAGGAAGGTCCGATGCCGCAAACCCGTTTTGTTACCAAAAAAGCCTTGGCATTGGGTCTGCGCCCGATTGTGGTGATTAACAAAATTGACAAACCCTCTGCCCGCAGCCAATGGGTGGTGGACCAAACCTTTGAACTGTTTGATAACTTGGGCGCAACCGATGAGCAGTTGGATTTCCCCATTGTGTATGCTTCGGGTTTAAGCGGTTTTGCCAAGCTGGACGAAAACGACGACAGCAGCGATATGCGCCCCTTGTTTGAAACCATTTTAAGCCACACCCCGCCGCCTTCAGGCAGCGCGGACGAAACCCTGCAACTGCAAATTTCGCAACTGGACTACGACAACTACACAGGACGTTTGGGTATCGGGCGTATTCTGAACGGACGCATCAAACCCGGACAAGTGGTTGCCGTGATGAACCACGAACAACAAGTCGCACAAGGTCGCATCAACCAACTGTTGGGCTTTAAAGGCTTAGAACGCGTGCCTTTGGAAGCAGCCGAAGCAGGCGATATTGTGATTATTTCGGGCATTGAAGACATCGGCATCGGCGTTACCATCAGCGAAAAAGACAATCCCAAAGGTCTGCCGATGTTGAGCGTGGACGAACCCACGCTGACCATGGACTTTATGGTGAACACTTCGCCCTTGGCTGGCACAGAAGGCAAATTTGTTACCTCGCGCCAAATCCGCGACCGTTTGCAAAAAGAACTGCTGACCAATGTGGCTTTGCGTGTGGAAGACACGGAAGATGCCGATATTTTCCGCGTATCGGGTCGCGGCGAACTGCATTTAACCATTTTGCTGGAAAACATGCGCCGTGAAGGTTACGAGTTGGCAGTGGGCAAACCGCGTGTGGTGTACCGCGAGATTAACGGTAAAAAATGCGAACCTTATGAAAACCTGACTGTAGATGTGGAAGACAGCGTTCAAGGCGCGGTAATGGAAGAGCTGGGACGCAGACGCGGCGAACTCACCAATATGGAGAGCGATGGCAACGGACGTACCCGTTTGGAATACCATATCCCTGCACGTGGTCTGATTGGTTTTCAAGGCGAATTTTTAACCATGACACGCGGTACGGGCTTGATGAGCCATGTGTTTGACGACTATGCACCCGTTAAACCCGATATGCCGGGACGTCACAACGGCGTGTTGGTGTCGCAAGAGCAGGGCGAAGCGGTGGCGTATGCCTTGTGGAATTTGGAAGACCGCGGACGCATGTTTGTTTCCCCCGGTGAAAAAATTTACGAAGGCATGATTATCGGTATTCACAGCCGCGACAATGATTTGGTGGTGAATCCCTTAAAAGGCAAAAAACTGACCAACGTCCGCGCCAGCGGCACAGATGAAGCGGTGCGCTTAACCACGCCGATTAAACTGACTTTGGAAAGCGCGGTAGAGTTTATTGACGATGACGAATTGGTGGAAATTACGCCCAAGTCTATCCGTTTGCGCAAACGCTTCCTGACCGAACAGGAACGCCGCCGCCACTTTAAGAAAGATTGA